GGTGTTCTTGTCCTTCACATATGAGATAACTTACTGACTGCTTCAAAATACACTAACAGGTTCTCCTTCCCCTTCTCTCTCTTCCAGGCCTGCAAAATGCAACTGTATGTTTAAGATTTTGCTCTTCAGTAGCTTAGTTAGTATATCTCTTATGCCATATTCTTTAAATCCTAGTTTGCGTTTACGAACTTCCTGTGTCATCTCTTACAAATTATTGACAAAATTCATTTCACCCGAATATTATATCTACATATGGTTCGTTTTTGTATCTGAACTTGGTATGAACTAGGTTCCTTACAATCTTTTTCATAAGAGTAAGCTCAAGCTCACCGCACAGAATTTCCTGCACCTGTATTTGATTCATCCTGATAAAATTGAATACAGCCTTTTGTTTGTACCGTTGTCTATATTTAGTGTCTGATCACACGTTACAATTTTTTGTTGATTACAACATCTATTATACTGATTTCTGATGACAACAACCAAGTTTTGATATGAACCGAACCAAGTTTTTGATATGAACCAAATTATGGAGCTTCTTGACTAAAGTTTTAATCTTTTTGGTAAATATGTTGGTTGATAAAGTACCCAACTTGTTAAATGTAGTTGTTTTTCTTTGGAATCAAGATACACAAGTGTGCTATAGTCCAGATTCAGTAGATTGTAAAGTTTTGATCTTTGTGCCAATTGTGGTGTTTGTGTGATTTGCTTAGACAATTTTAATGCATGTTAAATTTAACCTTGTTCGTTCTTTTAATTTTCAGTTTCAGAGATTATTGATTCCTTTCTAAAGTAAATCAAGTACCATTATAAGCATCAGAGCAGGTATATAGTCTCCTCTCTGTTAATAACATGTTTGTGTCCCCATATGACTTGTATGTAATATTAGTTGTTTGTGATTTGTTAATTTTTATGTCAATCTTGTGTCTCTGTGATGCGGTATACATACTGCCATGACACCAGGATCAACAAAGACATAACTAGGTCTCTCACCCAGAGCACACAGAGCACTTTGATTTAGGAATCACTCCCAGGTCTCTCACCCATAACTAGGCTTCACGCCAAACCCATCTCAGGAAAACAGAGAAAAACTGATAGCTCTTATTCATCAAAACATGACAAGACATTTGGCACTTGCACTCATTTATACTAGGGCAGATAACTGACATTAATTAAGCATTGAAGACTCATTAGACTCTTAAATTTCCAAAACTGAAGCATAAAAGACCTAATAAAAGAAATCTTAAAACTTCTAATCTGAAATAGAAAGCTGAAAAGGCAGAAATTTCAGATGACACAAAGTTTAGAGACTCATAGAATCAGACTCTACTTCCCCAGATATTATACCGAGAGCAATTAATCAGGCCATATGGAAAGGGAATGATTAAGTGCTCTCTTTTTCCATTTCCTTTGCTCATAAACTTTAAAAGGTTTGACTGTATGACTGTGAAGTCCTCATCAATTTGCACTGCAACCATGTTGTTCTTTTCTATTTTGAGAATCTATCTGTTAAGCTCCTGTTTTATTCTGGCCTGATTCTGGATTCTAAAATCAAAATCTCTTTGTTGAATATCGACAGTCTTCTCTTGTGATATTCAATTTTGCTTCGTTTTGGTCAACTGCTATCTATGTTACATGGATATCCTGAAGCACACGGCATGTGAATTGTTATTCCAAGCTAACGACATATGCTTCTCTGTTTCAATTGCTGTCAAGGTCATTGTTCAGTATTTATGTTGTGGATACGATTAGATTGTATTTAAGGAAAATCAAGACCTTGTTACTTTGAAAGCAGTGTCGCTTACCTTTCTAGGTTTCTCTGTATGTTTTAAAGATAGGTTTTTAGGTGCGTGAATTGTGGAAGTTAAAATTTCTGATTCGATTTTATTTTGACTCTGCACACTGATAACGATGGCAGTGAAGTCTTATATCAACGACGCTGGGAGTGGAGAACTCAGGAGAGTTTAACTTAGATAAGTACTTATACTAGAAGTTGATATCATCAGGTCGCCGGATACATTGTTTTATGAGAGTCTGAGGTTTGTGAAACATATTGATGATCCGGCCATTGCTGCATTGACCAAGTACTATTCTAAGGTGTTTCCGCCTAGCAACACTGCAGGAGTGAGCATGCTGGACATGTGCAGGAGTGAGCATGCTGGACATGTGTAGCAGTTGGGTGAGTCCTTTAAGTTAATGTGAGGCATTGTTTTGTATTTCAAATTTTGTAATTTTAGGAGTAATAACCTAGCGAGTGATATTATATCTAGGTCAGTCACTTTCCTCCGGGATACAAGCAAGAGCGAGTAGTTGGAATGGGAATGATTGAAGCAGAGCTAAAGGCAAATCCGGTACTTTTTATTATCTTGCTTATTTGAGAATTCAAACATGTTGCAGTCGAGCTGTTTTTCTCACTCCCAATGTATCTTGATTGCAAGTTCTCTTACGGTATTACAATACTGTAGCTTAGTATTGTAGAGTACCACTTTCTGCTGATAAGCAGCATGCCAATTCGTAAATACAAGATATAATGTGCAATAAACTCTAGTGCCTAGAGATATATTTGAAGTTGCAAAAGTATAGTGAAACTTGTGTCTTCTTTTTCATTAGCCATGGTAGTTATTGAGTATTTATAGCTGTATAATGATACGAGAATATCTAATTATTGTCCTCGTTGATTAAATTTTTTGCAGGTTTTGACAGAGTATGTTCTTCAAGACTTGAATGGCGATCCTAAACTTCCCTTTGAAGATAATTCTTTCGATGTGATAACTAATGTGGTGAGTCTACTGTCATCATAGTTGTGCTTATCACCTTGTGATAGAATTTATGCGAGTGATGCATACTTTTGAAAGATGTACTGTTCTTGACTGCTCTCTGTTGTAAATAAACTTCACATTGCAGGTCAGTGTTGATTATATTAACAAGCCTAATGAAGTTTTCAAGGAAATGTGCTGGATTCTTAAGCCAGGCAGACTTGCTATAATGAGGTGTCATCTTAAGTGTAGATACACAATTTCAATCATCCCTTACCCTTAGGATTTCATAAGGGCTTTTATGGAGAGATAGCGCTTCCAATTGCCTCTGTTGTTTTTCTTAATCAATGTGGTCTCTGTTCTGAACCAATTCAAACTTACTGCCAATGCCTACAAACAGCTTTTCCAACCGATGTTTCTGGACTAAAGCAATCTCAATCTGGACATCAACTGGTGATGCTGATCATGGTTTGATTGTTGGGTCATGTTTCCACTATGCTGGTGGATTTGAACCTCCTCAGGTAATTCATTGCTTCTTTCTCCCTTTTTTTTCATTCCTTTTTTCCCACATAATTTCTCTTCACCATATGAATCCTTAACATTTCAAGACAGCTCCAAGTATTTCAGTAGTAATGGCTTACCAAACCTAGGTAGACTAGGTGAAAAACCAGTATCCGCAATTGTAATTTGGAAAACTATTTCAGCCTTCCCCATTTCCCAGTTCTAACTTTACTTTTTCCTACTTGTTTATTAATCATGAAAATGACTCTTAATCAAAGAAATTAAGAGAAATTTCGTTGAAGTTTCAGTAGGATTCTTCTTTTAAAACTTACTTGAAGTTGCAACCCACACGGTTTTTCAATTCTAGTTGCGTCTCTGACTGTTCGTATATTTGTTTTGTTGATTGCAAAATAATTGGAAAGCTGTTTGAATTCTTCCAGGATTTTGTTCAGTATGATCACTCCAATGCTGTGTTTCCTGAGTTGCATTTATGTAGATTAGACTCTTGTACGGTTCATATGTTAATACCGAGTTCATGCTTGTATAGGCAGTAATAAATCTGGACTTTGGTGTCAGAAGAACTAATTTATGGTGGTGCTTTAATCTTTTAGTTTTGCAGAACCTAATTCGTTTCTGATTTTACAGATGGACATCGATCGAGAAATCAAATGATACCTGATACCTGTTCCTTCCTGC
The window above is part of the Fragaria vesca subsp. vesca linkage group LG2, FraVesHawaii_1.0, whole genome shotgun sequence genome. Proteins encoded here:
- the LOC101291117 gene encoding uncharacterized protein LOC101291117 translates to MAVKSPDTLFYESLRFVKHIDDPAIAALTKYYSKVFPPSNTAGVSMLDMCRSEHAGHVSHFPPGYKQERVVGMGMIEAELKANPVLTEYVLQDLNGDPKLPFEDNSFDVITNVVSVDYINKPNEVFKEMCWILKPGRLAIMSFSNRCFWTKAISIWTSTGDADHGLIVGSCFHYAGGFEPPQMDIDREIK